A DNA window from Flavisolibacter ginsenosidimutans contains the following coding sequences:
- a CDS encoding penicillin-binding protein, whose translation MEIKKDILWRAYLSFIGMVVFSLFVLGRAAYIQNVQGDHWRSLSDSMHQKYIALDAERGTIFSEDGQMLSTSIPFFDIYIDFGAEGLHEKNGKRFRENLDSLSISLANLFGDKPVSAYRKELKQGYQDENRYYLLHKGLTFEQYKKFRSFPLVRLGRNKSGVIAEEHSKRLNPFGLLARRTIGLARENAQNVGIERTYDNMLQGQTGKQLVRYIAGGAPIPVEGYQIEPENGKDVYTTLDIHMQDMVESALMKMMQQSGSEHGTAIVMETKTGKIKAIANLGRQKKDTGYSETMNYALQTTEPGSTIKLATLLAVLDHGSSKIDDMVEVGSAGHEYVGVRNVNDAERAPKPLLTVRECFAHSSNVGFAKLAYKAFADKPDVYKSYLQKFHLDKKTGIDLLGETPPLLPRIKRNKEGLHAMVTAAFGYALQVSPLHTLMLYNAIANDGKMMKPYLVNSIKDNGVTVKEFEPTVLDEKLCKPEVIAAAKSSMEAVVSIGTGAPVFKNFPIPVAGKTGTAHVAGGDVGYEDGIYQASFVGYFPADNPQYTCVVVIKTKPHAPIHFGGQLAAPVFKEIVTGVYSQYMRDKNIGVVTVVPDSSSYIYAGSKDDMQKVLQQLSIRYVDSMDKGTSLGQLYPYNYKPVAKTVLETKAVMPDVRHMTLRDALYVLESRNIKVTVKGKGKVEAQDILPGTPLKKNTTVTILLN comes from the coding sequence GTGGAAATCAAAAAAGACATATTGTGGCGGGCTTACTTAAGCTTCATTGGTATGGTGGTGTTCAGCCTCTTTGTGTTGGGTCGTGCGGCTTACATTCAAAACGTGCAGGGAGATCACTGGCGCAGTCTTTCCGACAGCATGCACCAGAAGTACATTGCGCTTGATGCCGAACGCGGTACTATCTTCAGTGAAGACGGCCAGATGCTCAGCACCTCGATTCCTTTCTTTGATATTTATATTGATTTTGGCGCGGAAGGTCTGCATGAGAAAAACGGCAAGCGCTTTCGCGAAAACCTGGATTCACTTTCTATTTCTCTTGCCAACCTGTTTGGTGACAAACCCGTTTCTGCTTATCGCAAAGAACTAAAGCAAGGTTACCAGGACGAAAACCGTTATTATCTTCTGCACAAGGGTCTCACGTTTGAGCAATACAAAAAGTTTAGAAGCTTCCCGCTCGTTCGATTGGGCCGTAACAAAAGCGGTGTGATTGCAGAAGAACACAGCAAGCGTTTAAACCCCTTTGGTTTGCTTGCACGCCGCACCATTGGGCTTGCACGGGAGAACGCACAGAACGTGGGCATTGAACGCACTTACGACAATATGTTACAGGGGCAAACCGGTAAGCAACTTGTGCGTTACATTGCCGGCGGTGCGCCCATCCCCGTTGAAGGTTACCAGATAGAACCCGAGAACGGCAAAGACGTTTACACTACGCTTGACATTCACATGCAAGACATGGTGGAGTCGGCCTTGATGAAGATGATGCAGCAAAGCGGTTCGGAACACGGCACGGCTATCGTGATGGAAACAAAAACAGGTAAGATCAAAGCCATCGCCAATCTTGGCCGCCAAAAAAAGGATACCGGTTACAGCGAAACGATGAACTATGCGCTGCAAACAACAGAGCCGGGTTCTACCATCAAACTGGCAACGCTGTTGGCGGTTCTTGATCACGGTTCCAGCAAGATTGACGACATGGTGGAAGTAGGTTCTGCGGGGCATGAATACGTTGGTGTGAGAAACGTGAACGACGCAGAAAGAGCGCCAAAACCTTTGCTGACCGTTCGCGAATGTTTTGCGCACAGTTCAAATGTGGGCTTTGCAAAACTGGCTTACAAAGCCTTTGCCGACAAGCCCGATGTTTACAAAAGCTATCTTCAAAAATTTCATCTCGATAAAAAAACAGGCATTGATCTTTTAGGAGAAACACCGCCTTTATTGCCGCGCATCAAACGCAACAAAGAAGGTCTTCACGCGATGGTGACTGCGGCCTTTGGTTATGCCTTGCAGGTAAGCCCGCTGCACACGTTGATGCTTTACAACGCCATTGCCAACGACGGTAAGATGATGAAGCCTTATTTGGTGAACAGTATTAAAGACAACGGCGTCACCGTAAAAGAATTCGAGCCGACAGTGCTTGACGAAAAGCTTTGCAAACCCGAAGTAATTGCCGCGGCAAAAAGCAGCATGGAAGCCGTTGTTTCCATTGGAACCGGCGCACCTGTGTTTAAAAATTTTCCGATTCCCGTTGCCGGCAAAACCGGTACGGCGCACGTAGCCGGCGGTGATGTGGGTTACGAAGACGGCATTTATCAAGCCTCTTTTGTTGGTTATTTCCCCGCTGATAACCCACAATATACTTGCGTCGTGGTAATCAAAACCAAGCCCCACGCACCCATTCACTTTGGTGGACAATTGGCAGCGCCGGTGTTTAAAGAAATTGTAACCGGCGTTTACTCGCAATACATGCGGGATAAAAATATTGGAGTGGTTACCGTGGTGCCGGATAGCTCATCGTACATCTATGCCGGCAGTAAAGACGATATGCAGAAAGTGTTGCAACAGTTAAGCATCCGATACGTGGATTCGATGGACAAAGGAACATCGCTTGGGCAATTGTATCCATATAATTATAAGCCAGTTGCCAAAACCGTTTTGGAAACAAAAGCCGTGATGCCTGATGTGCGCCACATGACCTTGCGTGATGCCTTGTACGTGTTGGAAAGCCGCAACATAAAAGTGACCGTAAAAGGCAAAGGCAAAGTAGAGGCGCAAGACATATTGCCTGGAACACCGTTAAAGAAAAATACAACCGTAACCATTTTATTAAACTAA
- a CDS encoding FtsL-like putative cell division protein yields the protein MEQAKKRKYKWNRWLNYQSIVKQIPFFLFLALLAVVYIYNGHNADKTIRHIGKASSELKDLQGEYKSVTGDVLLRSRQSEMVETVKPLGLKELTTEPVILVDSTKE from the coding sequence ATGGAACAAGCGAAGAAAAGAAAATACAAATGGAACCGGTGGCTGAACTATCAGTCCATCGTAAAGCAGATTCCGTTTTTTCTTTTTCTGGCTTTGCTGGCAGTGGTGTACATCTATAACGGGCACAACGCCGATAAAACCATTCGACACATTGGCAAAGCCAGCAGCGAACTGAAAGACCTGCAGGGCGAATACAAATCCGTAACCGGCGATGTGCTGTTGCGCAGCCGGCAAAGCGAGATGGTAGAAACCGTAAAGCCTTTGGGCTTAAAAGAACTGACAACGGAACCGGTGATATTGGTTGACAGTACAAAAGAGTAG
- the rsmH gene encoding 16S rRNA (cytosine(1402)-N(4))-methyltransferase RsmH has translation MEERNETSYHVPVLLNEVIEYLAVKPAGVYVDCTFGGGGHSKAILQKLNKNGKLVAFDQDADAKQNLPDDERVVFVPHNFRHLQRFLRLNGINEVDGVLADLGVSSYQFDERSRGFSIRFDASLDMRMDQRGEKTAADVLNNYSEAELHKLFEQYGEVTNSKTLAKLIVEKRKTAPFQSSEAFRDAVFSAVKGNPNKYFAQVYQALRMEVNEEVPALKEMLQQLPNVLKKGGRAAVITFHSIEDRLVKTFFQRETFVTEEENPFVSVEITRHLKKINKKPIVASESEVRLNPRARSAKLRVAEKM, from the coding sequence ATGGAAGAAAGAAACGAGACATCTTACCACGTTCCCGTTTTGCTGAACGAAGTCATCGAATACCTCGCCGTTAAGCCGGCGGGTGTTTACGTTGATTGCACCTTCGGCGGCGGCGGGCATTCAAAAGCCATTCTTCAAAAATTAAACAAGAATGGAAAGCTGGTTGCTTTTGACCAGGATGCTGACGCCAAACAAAATTTACCCGACGACGAGCGGGTTGTTTTTGTTCCGCACAACTTCCGGCACTTGCAACGTTTTTTGCGCTTGAACGGCATAAATGAAGTGGACGGAGTGTTGGCTGACCTGGGCGTTAGCAGTTACCAGTTTGACGAAAGGAGCCGCGGCTTTTCCATTCGCTTCGATGCATCGCTTGATATGCGCATGGACCAACGCGGCGAGAAAACGGCAGCCGATGTTCTGAACAATTACAGCGAAGCGGAATTGCACAAGCTCTTTGAACAATACGGCGAAGTGACGAATTCAAAAACATTGGCGAAGCTGATTGTCGAAAAGCGAAAGACTGCACCTTTTCAAAGCAGCGAAGCTTTCAGAGATGCGGTGTTCAGCGCGGTGAAAGGCAATCCCAATAAATATTTTGCGCAGGTCTATCAAGCCTTGCGCATGGAGGTTAACGAAGAAGTGCCCGCACTGAAAGAAATGTTGCAGCAATTACCTAACGTGTTGAAAAAGGGCGGACGTGCGGCAGTCATCACCTTCCATTCGATAGAAGACCGGTTGGTGAAGACTTTTTTTCAACGCGAAACCTTCGTTACCGAAGAAGAAAATCCTTTCGTTTCGGTAGAGATAACAAGGCATTTAAAAAAAATAAACAAAAAGCCCATTGTGGCTTCGGAAAGTGAAGTGCGATTGAATCCGCGGGCAAGAAGTGCCAAGCTTCGGGTAGCGGAGAAAATGTGA
- the mraZ gene encoding division/cell wall cluster transcriptional repressor MraZ, translating to MAGFLGEFEVTLDAKGRFLLPAGLKKQLPEGENTHFVINRGFEKCLSLYTKQAWEPVFEKISSLNQFDPEVRNFVRYFLNGATEVEIDSAGRLLLPPNLKEYAGLIKDAVLSSSVDKIEIWSKDAYQQFFENYSPTQFSALAQKVMGGESK from the coding sequence ATGGCAGGCTTTCTCGGCGAATTCGAAGTTACGTTGGACGCTAAGGGTCGCTTTCTGCTTCCAGCAGGCTTGAAAAAGCAATTGCCGGAGGGCGAAAATACGCACTTCGTCATCAACCGTGGCTTTGAAAAATGCCTGAGCCTTTACACCAAACAAGCCTGGGAGCCTGTGTTTGAAAAGATTAGTTCGTTGAACCAGTTTGATCCGGAGGTGAGAAATTTCGTTCGCTATTTTTTGAACGGTGCAACGGAAGTGGAGATAGATTCTGCGGGTCGCCTGCTGTTGCCGCCGAACCTGAAAGAATATGCGGGTTTGATAAAAGACGCGGTGCTCTCATCATCGGTTGACAAGATCGAAATCTGGTCGAAGGATGCTTACCAACAGTTCTTTGAGAATTATTCGCCAACCCAGTTTAGTGCGCTGGCGCAAAAAGTAATGGGAGGGGAATCGAAGTAA
- a CDS encoding S-adenosylmethionine:tRNA ribosyltransferase-isomerase translates to MINAEKILIEDYTYNLPNERISAYPLPKRDDSKLLVYKSGKITHDRFYNLPQQLPPNSLLILNNTKVIEARLLFKKQSGGVIEIFCLEPHLQSMENALQQQGSCKWQCLIGGASKWKPGQVLEKSLSVEDKKVILQARYLGKVEDSFIIQFDWQPEDFHFVQVLHAAGAIPLPPYIKRGAEEIDAARYQTIFGKYEGSVAAPTAALHFTDAVFEALRKKNMQTEFVTLNVGAGTFKPVKSSAIADHQMHGEDFTVEKAALQKIIEANTIVAVGTTSLRTLESIYWLGVKLLNGSLADEWILGQWEVYSLSSDVDYKKSLEAIVQWMDERAITQLHCRTSLLIVPGYQFKIPSALVTNFHQPQSTLLLLVAAFIGEDWKKVYEHALQNDYRFLSYGDSSLLFR, encoded by the coding sequence ATGATAAACGCTGAAAAAATTCTGATAGAAGACTACACGTATAACCTTCCAAACGAACGCATCTCCGCGTATCCGTTACCAAAAAGAGACGACTCAAAGCTGTTGGTGTACAAAAGTGGGAAGATCACCCATGACCGCTTCTACAACCTGCCGCAACAACTTCCTCCCAACAGCTTATTAATATTGAACAATACCAAAGTCATTGAAGCACGGCTGCTTTTTAAAAAGCAAAGCGGCGGTGTGATTGAAATTTTTTGCCTGGAACCGCACTTGCAAAGCATGGAAAACGCTTTGCAGCAGCAAGGCTCGTGCAAATGGCAATGCCTCATTGGTGGCGCTTCAAAATGGAAACCGGGGCAGGTACTTGAGAAGAGCCTGAGCGTTGAGGACAAAAAGGTAATTCTTCAGGCAAGATATTTAGGCAAGGTTGAGGACAGTTTTATCATTCAGTTTGACTGGCAGCCCGAAGATTTTCATTTTGTACAAGTTCTGCACGCTGCCGGGGCCATTCCACTACCGCCTTATATTAAAAGAGGTGCTGAGGAAATAGATGCTGCCCGCTATCAAACCATCTTTGGCAAATACGAAGGCTCGGTTGCCGCACCAACTGCGGCTTTGCATTTTACCGATGCCGTGTTTGAAGCCTTGCGTAAAAAAAATATGCAAACCGAATTCGTTACGCTGAACGTCGGCGCAGGAACCTTTAAGCCGGTCAAGTCAAGTGCTATTGCCGACCACCAAATGCACGGCGAAGATTTTACGGTAGAGAAAGCGGCCTTGCAAAAAATCATTGAAGCCAATACGATTGTTGCCGTTGGAACAACCTCGCTGCGAACGCTTGAAAGTATTTACTGGCTCGGTGTGAAGTTGCTGAACGGATCACTTGCGGATGAATGGATTCTCGGCCAATGGGAAGTTTATTCCTTGTCCAGCGATGTGGATTACAAAAAAAGTTTAGAAGCAATTGTGCAATGGATGGATGAAAGAGCGATTACACAACTGCATTGCCGAACGAGTTTGTTGATTGTGCCGGGTTACCAATTTAAAATTCCGTCGGCGCTGGTTACCAATTTTCACCAGCCGCAATCTACACTCTTGTTGTTGGTGGCAGCTTTCATTGGCGAGGATTGGAAAAAAGTGTACGAACACGCCTTGCAGAACGATTACCGCTTTTTAAGTTACGGCGACAGCAGTTTGCTGTTCCGGTGA
- the mdh gene encoding malate dehydrogenase produces MKITVVGAGAVGATTADNIARKELCEELVLLDIKEGLAEGKTTDMMQTAQLLGFDTKVVGSTNDYAKTKGSDVVVITSGLPRKPGMTREELIGTNANIVRGVTQNILQHSPDAIIVVVSNPMDTMTYLTMTTSGLPQNKVIGMGGILDSSRFKYYLSQALGCSPSDLNATVIGGHGDTTMIPLIRYATWNSVPVTEYLSEEQQKKIVADTMVGGATLTKLIGTSAWYAPGAASAALVESIVRDEKRLFPCCVALNGEYGQKDICLGVPVVIGKGGWEKVVDYKLNEEEQGLFNKSADAVRNMNDVLKTL; encoded by the coding sequence ATGAAAATTACCGTTGTAGGCGCTGGTGCGGTTGGCGCAACCACTGCCGATAATATTGCCCGCAAAGAATTGTGTGAAGAACTGGTGCTGCTCGACATTAAAGAAGGCCTGGCCGAAGGAAAGACCACGGACATGATGCAAACCGCTCAACTGCTTGGCTTTGACACAAAAGTTGTTGGCAGTACGAACGACTACGCAAAAACAAAAGGCTCCGATGTCGTTGTCATCACCTCCGGCCTGCCGCGCAAACCGGGCATGACCCGCGAAGAACTCATTGGCACCAACGCCAACATTGTTCGCGGCGTTACGCAAAACATTTTGCAGCACTCACCCGATGCCATCATCGTGGTAGTAAGCAACCCGATGGACACGATGACTTACCTGACGATGACGACAAGCGGTTTGCCGCAGAACAAAGTCATCGGCATGGGCGGCATTCTCGATAGTTCCCGCTTTAAATATTATTTGAGCCAGGCCTTAGGTTGTTCGCCGAGCGACTTGAACGCAACGGTGATTGGCGGCCATGGCGATACAACGATGATTCCCTTGATTCGCTACGCAACGTGGAACTCTGTTCCGGTAACGGAATATTTAAGCGAAGAACAACAGAAGAAAATTGTGGCGGATACAATGGTGGGCGGCGCTACGCTGACAAAGCTTATCGGCACATCGGCCTGGTACGCACCCGGCGCAGCAAGTGCGGCTTTGGTAGAAAGCATTGTGCGAGATGAAAAGCGCCTCTTCCCTTGCTGCGTTGCGCTGAACGGCGAATACGGGCAAAAGGATATTTGCCTTGGCGTGCCTGTGGTGATTGGCAAAGGCGGCTGGGAAAAAGTTGTTGACTACAAGCTGAACGAAGAAGAGCAAGGCCTTTTCAACAAGAGTGCCGATGCCGTTCGCAACATGAACGACGTACTGAAGACACTGTAA
- a CDS encoding class I SAM-dependent methyltransferase: protein MAQSVEKFLSLKNRLEKVYRHLSKGARRQGISCYRIYDHDLPEAPFIVEVYEDKLYVSEYKRRHNLGDEEHEEWLAECLRIMSEVTGIAPQNIYTKLRQRKEGRGGQYQKVAEDKNEFVVSEGGLKFIVNLSDYLDTGLFLDHRITRQMVREQSSGKRVLNLFCYTGSFSVYAAAGGASEVVSVDLSKTYLAWVEKNMALNFPGEKKHKVIHADVLQYLKELPAGSFDLIVMDPPTFSNSKRMEDILDIQRDHVSLVNDCLKALTQNGLLYFSTNYTKFILEKDKIHSSQIKDITRQTTPFDFAGKLKRQCFQITK from the coding sequence ATGGCACAATCAGTGGAAAAATTTTTATCGTTAAAAAACCGGCTCGAAAAAGTTTACCGTCACCTGAGCAAAGGAGCGAGGCGGCAAGGCATTTCCTGTTACCGCATTTACGACCACGACTTGCCTGAAGCGCCGTTTATTGTGGAAGTTTACGAAGACAAATTGTACGTTTCGGAATACAAGCGGCGACACAATCTCGGCGATGAAGAGCACGAAGAATGGCTGGCTGAATGCCTGCGCATCATGAGCGAAGTAACCGGCATTGCACCGCAAAATATTTACACCAAATTGCGGCAGCGTAAAGAGGGCAGAGGTGGGCAATACCAGAAAGTGGCCGAAGACAAAAATGAATTTGTGGTAAGCGAAGGCGGCTTGAAGTTTATCGTCAACTTAAGTGACTATCTCGACACAGGTTTGTTCCTCGATCACCGCATTACGCGGCAAATGGTGCGTGAACAAAGCAGCGGGAAACGGGTGCTGAATCTTTTTTGCTACACGGGTTCGTTCTCCGTTTATGCGGCAGCCGGCGGCGCAAGCGAAGTTGTCTCCGTTGATCTTTCAAAAACTTACCTGGCGTGGGTTGAAAAGAACATGGCGTTGAATTTTCCGGGTGAAAAAAAACATAAAGTCATTCATGCCGATGTACTGCAATACTTGAAAGAACTGCCCGCGGGAAGTTTTGATTTGATTGTGATGGACCCGCCGACCTTTAGCAACAGCAAACGAATGGAAGACATATTGGACATTCAACGAGATCACGTCTCTCTCGTCAACGATTGCTTAAAGGCGCTTACGCAAAACGGTTTGCTTTACTTCAGCACCAATTACACAAAATTTATTTTGGAAAAAGACAAAATCCATTCTTCACAAATCAAAGACATCACCCGGCAAACAACGCCTTTTGATTTTGCCGGCAAACTAAAACGGCAATGTTTTCAAATCACCAAATAA
- a CDS encoding exonuclease domain-containing protein, translating to MNKAMYAIVDIETTGSYAAANGITEISIQVFDGEKVIEQFETLVNPGKTIPRYIQAFTGITNEMVADAPYFEEIAEKVFTVLQGNIFVAHNVNFDYSFIKSSLAHFGYSLNVKKLCTVRLARQIFPGFPSYSLGNLCHSLNIQIKDRHRAGGDASATVVLFQKLLNGDAKGAIQSALNRHSKDAVLPPAVPKEHFDALPHSPGIYYFHDAKGKVVYVGKAKDIRSRVNSHFSNNSDSKQKQNFLRTVHAISFQQTATELMAAILESTEIKRLWPAFNVSQKKPEELFGIFVYEDQNGYMRLAIEKKRKNSTPIYTFHYKVDGHGVLRKLMKEFSLCPKLCFMQTSNDACVGMDEGHCNGACEKKELPSLYNDRVLQAISSLTKRPSYVVLDKGLTEDEVSCIMVVQGNFFGMGYLPKNFEITSERAIQEYITPYKDNSTIRALLSSFANANPERIKML from the coding sequence GTGAACAAAGCGATGTACGCCATTGTAGACATTGAAACGACGGGCAGCTATGCGGCGGCTAACGGCATTACCGAAATCTCCATTCAGGTATTTGACGGAGAAAAAGTCATTGAGCAATTTGAAACCCTGGTCAATCCCGGAAAAACCATCCCGCGCTACATCCAGGCTTTTACCGGCATTACCAACGAAATGGTGGCCGATGCTCCGTACTTTGAAGAGATTGCCGAAAAAGTTTTTACCGTTTTGCAAGGCAATATTTTTGTGGCGCACAACGTCAACTTCGACTACTCGTTTATCAAAAGCAGCCTGGCGCATTTTGGTTATTCGCTCAACGTAAAAAAGCTTTGCACGGTACGCCTGGCGCGACAAATTTTTCCGGGCTTTCCTTCCTACAGTTTGGGCAATCTTTGTCATTCCCTTAACATCCAAATAAAAGACCGTCACCGTGCCGGCGGCGACGCATCGGCTACGGTTGTGCTGTTTCAGAAACTGTTGAACGGCGATGCAAAAGGTGCGATACAATCGGCGCTTAACCGCCATTCGAAAGATGCCGTTTTACCGCCTGCCGTTCCCAAAGAACATTTTGATGCCCTGCCTCATTCACCGGGCATCTATTACTTCCACGATGCAAAAGGCAAAGTGGTTTACGTGGGCAAGGCCAAGGACATTCGCAGCCGCGTGAACTCGCACTTCAGCAACAACAGCGACAGCAAGCAGAAGCAAAATTTTTTGCGTACTGTACACGCCATTTCCTTTCAGCAAACGGCAACGGAACTAATGGCGGCGATACTGGAATCAACCGAGATAAAACGTTTGTGGCCGGCCTTTAACGTGTCGCAGAAAAAGCCCGAAGAACTCTTTGGCATTTTTGTGTACGAAGACCAAAACGGTTACATGCGATTGGCCATTGAAAAGAAGCGCAAAAACTCCACGCCCATTTACACCTTTCATTACAAAGTTGACGGCCACGGCGTGCTGCGCAAGCTGATGAAAGAATTTTCGCTTTGCCCCAAGCTTTGCTTTATGCAAACGAGCAACGACGCTTGCGTGGGCATGGACGAAGGCCATTGCAACGGCGCCTGCGAGAAAAAAGAATTGCCCTCGCTTTACAACGACCGTGTGCTACAAGCTATTTCTTCACTCACCAAACGGCCTTCTTATGTTGTGCTTGACAAAGGTTTAACCGAAGACGAAGTTTCGTGCATCATGGTGGTGCAGGGAAATTTTTTCGGCATGGGTTATTTGCCGAAGAATTTTGAAATCACTTCTGAAAGAGCAATCCAGGAATACATCACGCCGTACAAAGACAACAGCACGATACGGGCTTTGTTGAGTTCATTTGCGAATGCGAATCCGGAAAGGATAAAGATGTTGTGA
- a CDS encoding PIN domain-containing protein — protein MTKRVYIDTSVVGGQFDKEFSADTIPFFEAVVNGRLSIIVSDLLEAELLRAPQQVRDFLATLPSNQIENIRLTPEAAQLADQYIVAKVVGQTSRADCQHIAMATLAKADVLVSWNFKHIVNLDKIRGYNGINYQLGHGMIEIRTPKEIINYDDANS, from the coding sequence ATGACGAAAAGGGTGTACATAGATACATCGGTTGTGGGTGGGCAGTTTGACAAAGAGTTTTCTGCTGACACCATTCCATTCTTTGAAGCAGTTGTTAATGGACGGCTTTCAATTATTGTTTCCGATTTGTTAGAAGCCGAATTATTAAGAGCACCACAACAAGTTAGAGACTTTTTGGCGACACTTCCGTCAAATCAGATTGAAAACATTAGGTTGACACCAGAAGCAGCTCAACTTGCTGACCAATATATTGTAGCAAAGGTTGTCGGACAAACAAGCCGTGCGGACTGCCAACACATTGCGATGGCGACACTTGCCAAAGCTGACGTTTTAGTGAGTTGGAACTTCAAGCATATCGTGAACCTTGACAAAATACGTGGTTACAACGGTATAAACTACCAACTTGGACACGGTATGATTGAAATTAGAACACCAAAAGAAATCATCAATTATGACGACGCAAACAGTTAA
- a CDS encoding fatty acid desaturase family protein codes for MAIVLTDPAFFAKERWNKLDNFALKFINDKRDLPFIYLTLKITVTVIPFALLLFFANDIHWLFYVAYFALYIFFLGPYVLMLHNTCHRKLFKKKYTFLTKYIHWFVGLFFGQTPETYFHHHIAMHHAENNLEEDLSSTMSYKRDSIRSFLHYLIHFYFLGVLHLSFYFSKKNRHKFAWRVLAGETIYILLVVGLCFFNLKATLVVFILPLLFTRFSMMAGNWAQHAFIDEKQPENVYTNSITCINTVYNKKCFNDGYHIGHHLRSSLHWTEMPADFLKNIEKYRLNKAVVFAGLDYFQIWFLLMTKNYGYLSKRFVSLTDQPQASNEIQAFLRSRTRRISQ; via the coding sequence ATGGCTATTGTGTTAACAGACCCGGCCTTTTTCGCGAAAGAACGATGGAACAAACTTGACAATTTTGCTTTAAAGTTCATTAACGATAAAAGAGATCTTCCTTTCATTTACCTTACCCTGAAAATAACCGTTACCGTCATTCCGTTTGCGCTTCTTCTTTTTTTTGCCAACGACATTCACTGGCTCTTTTACGTTGCCTACTTTGCCTTGTATATTTTCTTTCTTGGCCCCTACGTTCTCATGTTGCACAACACCTGCCACAGAAAGCTTTTTAAAAAGAAGTACACTTTTTTAACCAAATACATTCATTGGTTCGTGGGCCTCTTTTTCGGGCAAACACCCGAAACCTATTTTCATCACCACATTGCCATGCACCATGCAGAAAATAACCTTGAGGAAGACCTTAGTTCTACCATGAGCTACAAGCGCGACAGCATTCGCTCGTTCTTGCATTACCTTATTCATTTCTATTTTCTGGGCGTGCTGCACCTGTCGTTTTACTTCAGCAAAAAAAACCGTCACAAGTTTGCCTGGCGGGTGTTGGCCGGAGAAACCATTTACATACTTCTTGTGGTTGGGCTTTGCTTCTTTAACCTGAAGGCCACGCTGGTTGTTTTTATTTTGCCGCTCTTATTCACCCGCTTTTCCATGATGGCTGGCAATTGGGCACAGCATGCATTCATTGACGAAAAACAGCCTGAGAATGTTTACACCAACAGCATTACCTGCATCAATACGGTGTATAACAAAAAATGCTTTAACGACGGCTATCATATCGGTCATCACCTTCGGTCTTCGCTGCACTGGACGGAGATGCCTGCCGACTTTCTAAAGAACATTGAAAAGTATCGTTTGAATAAAGCCGTTGTCTTTGCCGGCCTGGATTATTTCCAGATCTGGTTTTTGCTGATGACAAAAAACTACGGATACCTGAGCAAGAGATTTGTTTCACTGACCGACCAGCCGCAGGCCAGTAATGAAATACAGGCTTTCTTAAGAAGCCGGACAAGAAGAATCAGTCAATAA
- a CDS encoding acyl-CoA thioesterase, producing MNEFSRIIQIRWSDLDPNFHLRHSVYYDWGAFCRVEFLNEYGLTADVMTKLQFGPILFREECVFRREIRSGDEVKINLAVTKSRRDYSRWSIQHQITKNGDVLSAVLSVDGAWMNVRERKLMSPPEKVIEVFEKMPRGNGFEWQ from the coding sequence ATGAACGAGTTTAGCCGCATCATTCAAATCCGTTGGTCGGATTTAGATCCCAATTTTCATTTGCGTCATTCAGTGTATTATGACTGGGGCGCTTTTTGCCGCGTGGAATTTTTAAACGAATACGGATTGACAGCAGACGTGATGACGAAACTGCAATTCGGACCGATTTTGTTTCGCGAAGAATGCGTGTTTAGAAGAGAAATCAGGAGCGGTGATGAAGTGAAAATAAACCTTGCGGTAACGAAGTCGCGAAGGGATTATTCGCGGTGGAGCATTCAGCACCAGATTACCAAAAACGGCGATGTGCTTAGCGCTGTGTTGAGCGTTGACGGTGCGTGGATGAACGTGCGGGAACGCAAGCTGATGTCGCCACCGGAAAAGGTAATTGAAGTGTTTGAGAAGATGCCGCGTGGAAATGGATTCGAGTGGCAATGA